The genomic segment GCCAGGAAATCCTTCTGCTCCAGAGGGCCCGGCTTGCTCTCGTAACCCTTGCGCTCCACGACGATCGGGTCGTCCACCTTGATCTGCCCACCGCCGTTGGTGCAGCCGCCGGGGCAGGCCATGACCTCGACATAGGCGTACTCGAGCCCGGCAGACTTCCCTGTAGGTCTCCTAGCGGCGCCAAACGCCTTGCCGCCGGGCATACGGGACGGCCGCGCCGGCTTCAGCTTGCGGACCAGGTTCTGGATATTGCGGAAGCCGTAGTACCGCGCAGCCTTGAAGATGGGGTCGCCCGTGGCGGAAGCGACGACGAACTCGACGACGTCGGCGTTGCGGCCGCGGATGACTTGGATTTGGGAGTTGGGGTGCTTGGAGGCCACGGTCTGGAGTGTGAAGTAGAGGTTGCCGCCGGAGGAGCCAGCGGCCACGGAAGAGCGGTGGGCTCCACGGGGCGGGAAGAGGAACTTTTCCAACCTCGCGTCCGGGAACGGCGTACGTTGGAGAACACCGGCGGATGGCTTAGCCCGCGGTAGATTAAAGAAATTGAAACCCCTTGACTCGGCCAGCATGAGGACCTCCTTGCTCGTGATAACGCAGTCCACGTCGCGGACCCCTCTACCGGGCTTCCCGTCCCCGTCGGGACCCCACACCGAATCCGTCAGCTCCTCGCGACTAGCCTCGAGCTTCTTGTCGAAGCACGGCATGACGGCCAGATGCCAGATCCTGCTGGGCGGGATCCCTAGCTTCTTGCTCAGCGTCGTCTTGAGGAGGGTGCCCACGAGCGCCTGGGGCGACTTCACGCGCGACAGGTGCGGGAGGACGTAGGGGTGCGTCTTTTCGGCGTAGCACACCCACCCAGGACACGAGGATGTGAGAATCGGCTTGGTCGCGGGGGTCGACGGTGATGGGGACGGCGAAGcgcctgctgctgctgctgctgggctACTGCCACCGCCCAGGACCTCATCCGCCCCGAGAACGAGACACGCCTCGCGCGCAACGTTGGTATCCAACACCCACGTGAACCCGTTCCCGTGCTTTCCCCCGCTGGCGAGACCTTGCTCGCCGCCGAAGAGCGCGTCCAGCATGTACCCCGCCTGCCTCTCCGTCGTGCCGTCCCCCGCAGCGGCAGCCAGGCTCGCCCTCGTCTGCGGCGAGACGCTCGCCACGAAGAGCATCCTGCTCTCGTCCTCGAGCCCCTGGACGCGGAACTCGCCCGTGGCCGGGTCCGGGCCGACGATGCGGAGGGACGGGCCGAAGTCGAGGGTGTTGAGGACCTCGGTGTGGGATTGCATGCTCACGAGGACGGCCTCGGCGGAGGTGACGCAGCCCGAGCAGGCGAGGCAGTCCGTGAGGGAGATTTCGGCGGGGGGCGCGTTGCTCGCTGCGGCGTTGGCGCTGGAGCCTGGTTGGCCGTCGAGGATGACTTCGTGTTCGAGGGAGGCGTCGAGGGGGGGTTGCGGGGGCGCGGAGGGGAGGGTTTCGATTGGTTTTATGCAGGCTACGCCTGGACTTATGAAGTCGTTCAGGTCGTCTGCGGAGAGGATTGCGCTCATCTTGGAGGATTTTTCTGGTCGGAGTGTCGTGAGGCGTAGAGGAGGTGAGGGAGGGAGGAAGAGTGGGAAGGGAAAGGAGGGGGAGGCGGGATGTCGAAGATGGCGGGGCAATGCGCGGATGCGATGCGATAGAGAAGTTGGCGATAAGAAGTGTGAGTCGCAACGTAGCggggtgagagagagagacgcgAGAACACAAGCCGTTCGTCCAAGTACGAGTATGAAAACGAACGATGGGAGAGAGCCTATCTTGGTTGTGGACGACCTGTGGTTCCTCCTTGTATTCCGCGAGGCCGGAGATGCGCAAACCGAGTGGTGGATGGGAATTAATCGTTGATTGCAAATCCATCCCCCACCACTgggggtttttttttttctttttcgcAGAGTCAACACTGCTGACAGTGCAGGGGCGCCTAGGCTTTGCGAAATCGGCATCCACTCAGTGGCGGGATGGGAAAAGTGGACAGGGACCTGGGCGCCCCTCGCGGCATCGGCCCCTGAGGACCTGACAGGATTACAGGGGGGCATTGCAGCTGGCCGACGCAGGCCGTCAAGTGGTAATCGGGACTATGGAAGCCATGGCGGGCAAGGGACGCGGTGCCGGGGGCCCGTCCAATGACGTCGGTTCGTCGTAGCTCTCTCTTCCCTGAGCTCAACCTTGAAGTCACCTCATTCCACGCGAGGCAACGCTCTACGAAGCTTCATTAATACAGCAACGCAAGCTCTTACAGCAGTCATCCGTAGCCTTCAACTCTTCAATTCCACCTAGATCACTCGTCATACAAAAAAGAAGTCGAAAACTGCTCACCGTATCACCCAATGGACGTAAGCCGTCTTCCATCCACCATGCTCGTCTCATAGAAATCCTCGCTGACATGTAGCCCCTACCATGAACCAATAGGCGATATCAACCTTCAGCTTCGGAAACCTGGGCTGGCTCGCGACCCAGGCCGTCCCGCTCATCATATGGCCGCGCTTCATCACCAACCTCCTCCGCCCCGATGACTACCAGTACGCCGCAGGCTGTAAGTCTCTCCGTCGCCCCCATCCCACCCACCTCGTGTGAGTCCCCAAGAGTTGGCTGACTGACCAACACAACCTCCAGCTCTAGAAGACTACTTCGCCCGTTCCCTAGGCTTCGCCCTCCTGACCCTAGGCCTCCTCGTCGTGACCCTCTCAGGAGCAGTGCCCCTCGCATCAGAGGACCTAAGTACGATGCCCGTCATCCCCCCTCCGTCCCCTTGATGCCCGAACACCAAATCTCTTAGTCTATTCCCGGTTCACGCAACTAACCTCCCAAACAGCACCCGCAGGAACAGTCTCCCCCTACGCAAACGCAGCTCTCATTCTCTCCTCCGTCCACCACGCCTCGGCCGGCTTCTACTGCTACAGCAGATGGCTCCGAATGGGGCAGACGGCCTTTGCCCTCGGCTGCCTCGGCAGCGCCATCTTCGCCGTCTCGGGGCTGTGGTGCCTCATGTTCGCCGGGGACAAGTCGCGACGCAGCAAGAAGCACGGTTACGACAAGGACACGAGCTCGTTCCCCTTTAAGAATACCGAGTCGTATAGATCCAAGAAGAAGGGTTTGTAAAGTGGAAACGGAAAAGcgaaaagagagagagaaagattGTAGCTGTTGTAGATCGAGAGGATTGGCGGCCATCTGAATGCTGGTGAACACAGAATGGTGGCAAATTAGCAATAATGCTTTTCCTTGATTATGTCCAATGGGCCTTGACTGTCATCTTGTGGTTAAGGTAACACAAGAAAAAAGTCACTCTTCACACTTTGCGCTGCCAACAAATACCTTTGTGAGATGGCATGTTCGGAGTCTTATGCAAGGTTAAACAGGCAAAGAAATGACAATGAGAAAAGCAGTCATAAGCTGCTTCTTTAAGTGCAAATTGAAACACTCTCCCTAGTGTACATATACTCCATGCGCCTATTTCCCTGGCCGCCTTCCTCATGACTCCCGTCATGCACCAAAAGACGTCAAGTTGTGCTGTCCATACTCTCTGCTTCTTCTTGGGATGCTTTAGTAGGTATCGTTTTACGTCCTCTTGCCTGACGCCCGCCTCCGTTTCCTGCTTCCCTTGATCTCATGACGGCCTTGACGAGGGTGCGCAACGttctgcttcttcttctgctgTCTGTTGTTTTTGGCAAGTCGGAGTTGTATCGTTTCCTGTAAATTCCTCGGCCGCCTCGACCGCTTCGAGCGCACGCACACCGGTACCGTCCTTCCGGTGCGTTGTGATAAGGTGATAAAAAAGCATGAACCAGCCGCAAAAGATGCACAGAACCGGGGAGTCACCCATTCCCTAGGGCACTCCTTGATATTGCCGCCGGCCTAGGTCAATCTGTCCAACTAGAACTGGACGCCTGGGTTCCAGGATACCAAGCGCTGACCCTAACTAGCTGCCGCTACTTCGGTGGATTTAGCTCCATTCGCCAGAGTCTCTTCGGCCTTGGAGGTTTCCTGGGAGTCTGCGCCTTCTCCGTTGGTGACTGTCTGGTTACCTTCTTGGCTCTCCAGCACGCCCGAAAGCTGGACATCTGCTGCGCCAGAAAGGACTGCCTGCCTGCGTTCGTGCCAGTCGACCTCACTCTTGACAACCTGGGAGAAGAGAACCTCCTTCTCGCGCCACAGGTCCTTGTACTGCTTCTCCCAGTACTTGACCTCTTCCGCCAGCTTGACCGACTCCTCTTGCGCCCACTTGACTTGGAATCTACAGAGCTTGTATAGCCTCTCAAGGGGGATCTTGAGCTCTTCAGGAGTGAAGCCTTGATCTTCAGTCAAGGGAGTAAACAGGTCGGCAGAGAGCTCGTCGTCGTCAGCTCCGTCATCGATGGCATCATCGTGTCCCGCAGCGTGTGATTGAGGAGTCTTGATGATGATTTTGAGCTTTCCCTTTCCCGTGGGGCCCGCTTGCATAGACTTGGGGACAGGATCGGAGGGACGCAGGGCCTCTGTCTCGTGGACGGTCCGCATGTGCTTAGCGAGAGCATCTGATCTCGTAAATGATCTATCGCATTCTGTCTTCAAGTTAGCCGGTATGCCCCAAGGCTCTGCAAAGGATGGTCACAAACCTGGTAGATAACAGTAGAAAGGCTTCTCCCTGGTATGGCTTCGCATGTGGGCTTTCAATGCGTAACCGCT from the Colletotrichum lupini chromosome 3, complete sequence genome contains:
- a CDS encoding iron only hydrogenase large subunit domain-containing protein; its protein translation is MSAILSADDLNDFISPGVACIKPIETLPSAPPQPPLDASLEHEVILDGQPGSSANAAASNAPPAEISLTDCLACSGCVTSAEAVLVSMQSHTEVLNTLDFGPSLRIVGPDPATGEFRVQGLEDESRMLFVASVSPQTRASLAAAAGDGTTERQAGYMLDALFGGEQGLASGGKHGNGFTWVLDTNVAREACLVLGADEVLGGGSSPAAAAAGASPSPSPSTPATKPILTSSCPGWVCYAEKTHPYVLPHLSRVKSPQALVGTLLKTTLSKKLGIPPSRIWHLAVMPCFDKKLEASREELTDSVWGPDGDGKPGRGVRDVDCVITSKEVLMLAESRGFNFFNLPRAKPSAGVLQRTPFPDARLEKFLFPPRGAHRSSVAAGSSGGNLYFTLQTVASKHPNSQIQVIRGRNADVVEFVVASATGDPIFKAARYYGFRNIQNLVRKLKPARPSRMPGGKAFGAARRPTGKSAGLEYAYVEVMACPGGCTNGGGQIKVDDPIVVERKGYESKPGPLEQKDFLAEVDEAYFSAEDSDGEESNGITQNGDGLQVADDVVDGISPSYIRDTLAHWANCTGIDLGRLALTTYREVVSDVGKDKASDTERVVQLAGKIGGGW